A genome region from Blautia coccoides includes the following:
- a CDS encoding SatD family protein, giving the protein MFLIQNDKIFTAVIGDIKNSRNLEKRNEVQVQLRNVLEEINEKYEADISAKFLITLGDEFQGLLYNAKGVLKIISEIQMRLYPVELRFGIGIGKITTDINTEMALGADGPGYYNARMAINLLKENENRNKTLPSNIYLVTDEVNKSTEIMLNTIFELISAVERSWTERQREIIWDMLKHQDGQKNTAYRMGITQSSVQKALAAGNYYVYERALKNIGNILEEMT; this is encoded by the coding sequence ATGTTCCTAATTCAGAATGACAAGATATTTACGGCTGTCATAGGTGATATAAAAAATTCAAGAAATCTGGAAAAGAGAAATGAGGTTCAAGTACAGTTGAGAAACGTACTTGAAGAAATCAATGAAAAGTATGAAGCCGATATTTCAGCGAAATTTCTCATAACATTAGGCGATGAATTTCAGGGATTATTATATAATGCCAAAGGTGTTTTAAAAATTATCAGTGAAATACAAATGCGGTTATACCCTGTTGAACTGCGCTTTGGAATCGGAATAGGTAAAATAACGACTGATATCAATACGGAGATGGCACTGGGGGCTGACGGACCAGGTTATTATAATGCAAGAATGGCCATCAATTTATTAAAGGAAAATGAGAACAGGAATAAAACTCTGCCGTCTAATATTTATTTGGTGACAGATGAGGTAAATAAAAGTACGGAAATCATGCTAAATACTATTTTTGAGCTGATCAGTGCAGTTGAACGGTCATGGACAGAAAGGCAGAGAGAGATAATATGGGATATGCTAAAACACCAGGATGGACAAAAAAATACAGCATACAGAATGGGGATAACGCAGTCCAGTGTTCAGAAAGCTTTAGCGGCGGGGAATTACTATGTATATGAAAGAGCATTGAAAAATATTGGAAATATATTAGAGGAAATGACATGA
- a CDS encoding FeoA family protein, producing MSLTPLFTLSLDETGIVKSILTDNASPAQQQTIKRLMDLGLIENTKVTCVGVSAFGSPKAFLIRGAVLALRKEEASLILVKKN from the coding sequence ATGTCTCTTACTCCGCTTTTTACCCTGTCTCTGGATGAAACAGGGATTGTCAAATCCATACTGACGGACAATGCCAGTCCGGCGCAGCAGCAGACCATCAAACGCCTTATGGATTTAGGTCTGATTGAAAACACAAAAGTTACCTGCGTTGGAGTGAGTGCCTTTGGAAGTCCAAAAGCTTTTCTCATCCGGGGCGCTGTCCTGGCTCTCAGAAAAGAAGAGGCTTCTCTTATTCTTGTTAAAAAAAATTAA
- a CDS encoding recombinase family protein: MSNNMLPEKKRYSAALYMRLSKDDEGEGESASITTQRKMLRAYAAENHYYVYDEYVDDGISGTTFERPDFRRMIRDIENSKVNMVITKDLSRLGRDYILTGQYTEIYFPSKKVRYIAINDGYDSDSPYTDIAPFKNIINEMYARDISKKIRSSFMTHMEEGDFVSAFAPYGYMRDPVDKHHLVADEEPAEIVREIFGKAAKGILPVDISRELNRRQVPTPLEYRQKKKPSESTVDFGKRRGWTSSTITKMLHNIVYLGHMAQGKTTKISFKSGTTVKNPKEDWYVVKNTHEPLVSREVFAMAGRRSRQRTCAQKGEFKNIFSGIAKCADCGRNMSAVGTRKKGSSANLACGAYKLYGTKECTNHFMDYDTLCSIILSAIRESVSISGQEEYEILERAEKYLEKQNAKTDRKKQISLLERRCRELDRLIEKLYEDHVEGVLGEERMKKLLSRYEGENHEISVKIKSLKTNVSNERKEDTIEQLKKVLRGFTEPEKLSRELLFHFIDRIEIGQGSYRETEFGRIKKQSVRIYFRFRKIIS; this comes from the coding sequence TTGAGTAACAATATGCTGCCTGAAAAGAAACGGTATTCGGCGGCTCTCTATATGCGCCTTTCAAAAGACGATGAAGGCGAAGGTGAGAGTGCCAGTATTACCACGCAGAGAAAAATGCTCAGAGCTTATGCGGCGGAGAATCATTACTACGTATATGATGAGTATGTGGATGACGGCATTTCGGGCACCACCTTTGAGCGTCCCGATTTCAGGCGTATGATCCGGGATATAGAAAACAGTAAAGTCAATATGGTGATCACCAAAGATCTGTCTCGTCTGGGGCGTGACTATATTCTGACCGGACAGTATACGGAGATTTATTTTCCATCGAAGAAGGTGCGGTATATTGCCATCAATGATGGATATGATTCTGACAGCCCCTACACGGATATCGCTCCCTTTAAAAACATTATCAATGAGATGTACGCCAGGGATATCAGCAAAAAAATACGCTCCTCTTTTATGACTCATATGGAGGAGGGGGATTTTGTCAGTGCATTTGCACCTTACGGCTATATGCGGGACCCTGTGGATAAACATCATCTGGTAGCGGATGAAGAGCCGGCAGAGATCGTAAGGGAGATATTTGGGAAAGCCGCCAAAGGCATTTTGCCTGTTGATATTTCCAGGGAACTGAACCGGCGGCAGGTTCCTACTCCTCTGGAATACCGCCAAAAGAAAAAGCCTTCGGAAAGTACGGTGGATTTTGGGAAACGGAGAGGGTGGACCTCATCGACCATCACGAAAATGCTGCACAATATAGTATATCTGGGACATATGGCGCAGGGAAAGACTACAAAAATATCTTTTAAAAGCGGGACAACAGTCAAAAATCCAAAAGAGGATTGGTATGTAGTTAAAAATACACATGAACCCTTAGTCAGCCGGGAGGTTTTTGCCATGGCAGGCCGCAGGAGCAGGCAGCGCACCTGCGCCCAAAAAGGTGAATTTAAAAATATATTTTCAGGAATTGCAAAATGTGCGGACTGCGGCAGGAACATGTCCGCTGTGGGGACCAGGAAAAAAGGCTCTTCTGCGAATCTCGCATGTGGTGCTTATAAACTATACGGAACAAAAGAGTGTACAAATCATTTTATGGATTATGACACCCTCTGCAGTATTATATTATCCGCTATCCGGGAGTCGGTTTCTATTTCCGGACAGGAAGAGTATGAAATTTTGGAACGTGCGGAGAAATATCTGGAAAAACAAAATGCCAAAACGGACAGAAAAAAACAGATTTCTCTCCTGGAAAGGCGCTGCCGTGAACTGGACAGACTGATTGAAAAGCTCTATGAGGATCACGTGGAGGGCGTGCTGGGGGAAGAGAGGATGAAGAAACTGCTCAGCAGATATGAGGGAGAAAACCATGAGATTTCCGTGAAGATAAAAAGTCTGAAGACAAATGTCAGCAATGAAAGAAAAGAGGATACGATAGAACAACTGAAAAAGGTACTGCGTGGTTTCACCGAGCCGGAGAAACTGTCCCGTGAACTGCTTTTTCACTTTATTGACCGTATTGAAATCGGTCAGGGAAGTTACCGGGAAACGGAGTTTGGACGTATAAAAAAACAGTCTGTGAGAATTTATTTCAGATTCAGAAAAATCATATCCTGA
- a CDS encoding DUF1349 domain-containing protein, with protein sequence MECFNSKNLFWTREPKQSKVTNERIEIYTEPGTDLWQRTYYGFRNDNAPVLQMKTKEKYFSFVVKTTFESKRRFDQCGVAAYLDSDNWMKASIEYENEELQRLGSVVTNHGYSDWATTDIPASVKEMWYRFSRRESDFCFECSTDGVNYKQMRICHFWEGADEISFGVYACSPEESSFKAVFTDMELMECAWKAHE encoded by the coding sequence ATGGAGTGTTTTAACAGCAAAAATTTATTTTGGACAAGAGAGCCAAAGCAGTCAAAAGTAACGAATGAAAGGATAGAAATTTACACAGAACCGGGAACGGATCTGTGGCAGCGCACATATTACGGATTCCGCAATGACAATGCGCCTGTACTGCAGATGAAGACAAAAGAGAAGTATTTTTCTTTTGTTGTGAAAACCACATTTGAAAGTAAAAGAAGATTTGATCAGTGCGGGGTAGCAGCATACCTTGACAGCGACAACTGGATGAAAGCTTCTATAGAATATGAAAATGAAGAATTACAACGTCTGGGAAGCGTAGTCACAAACCACGGATATTCTGACTGGGCCACAACAGATATCCCTGCGTCTGTCAAAGAAATGTGGTATCGTTTCAGCAGACGTGAGTCGGATTTTTGTTTTGAATGCAGTACAGACGGGGTGAATTATAAGCAGATGCGTATCTGTCATTTCTGGGAGGGTGCAGATGAGATCTCTTTCGGCGTGTACGCCTGCAGCCCTGAGGAATCATCTTTTAAAGCTGTGTTTACAGATATGGAGCTTATGGAATGTGCGTGGAAGGCACATGAATAA
- the cdd gene encoding cytidine deaminase yields the protein MIPVKELIKQAIEAMESAYTPYSHFKVGAALHTPEGKIYKGCNIENASYTPTNCAERTAFFKAVSEGEREFDAICIVGGKNGILTEYTAPCGVCRQVMMEFCSPESFQIILATDTEHYEIYTLKELLPMGFGPGNLA from the coding sequence ATGATTCCAGTAAAAGAATTGATCAAACAGGCGATTGAGGCAATGGAGAGTGCTTACACACCTTATTCTCATTTTAAGGTGGGAGCAGCGCTCCATACACCGGAGGGGAAAATATATAAGGGGTGCAATATTGAAAATGCATCTTATACTCCCACCAACTGCGCAGAGAGAACAGCTTTTTTTAAAGCGGTCAGCGAAGGGGAGAGAGAGTTCGACGCCATCTGTATCGTGGGCGGAAAAAACGGTATTCTTACGGAATACACAGCGCCCTGCGGCGTATGCCGGCAGGTGATGATGGAATTCTGCAGCCCGGAGAGCTTTCAGATCATCCTGGCTACGGATACGGAGCATTATGAGATTTATACATTAAAGGAACTTCTGCCTATGGGATTCGGGCCGGGAAATCTGGCGTGA
- the deoC gene encoding deoxyribose-phosphate aldolase — translation MEQREILSKVDHTLLAQTATWEEIKVICDDAVAYQTASVCIPPSYVKQAAEYLGDKMPVCTVIGFPNGYNTTAVKVFETEDAVRNGAEEIDMVINLGWVKEGRYDLVREEIQAVKKACNGKLLKVIIETCLLTEEEKIQMCRTVTESDAEYIKTSTGFSTHGATFEDVKLMREYTGNDKKVKAAGGISSFADGEEFVKLGADRLGTSRLVKAAKAQR, via the coding sequence ATGGAACAGAGAGAAATATTAAGTAAAGTTGACCATACACTGCTGGCTCAGACAGCTACCTGGGAGGAAATCAAGGTTATATGCGATGATGCGGTAGCCTATCAGACGGCATCTGTCTGCATTCCGCCATCTTATGTGAAACAGGCAGCAGAGTACCTGGGAGACAAAATGCCGGTATGTACAGTCATCGGTTTTCCAAACGGATATAATACCACTGCCGTGAAGGTTTTTGAAACTGAGGACGCTGTGAGGAACGGGGCAGAGGAAATTGACATGGTCATCAACCTGGGATGGGTGAAGGAAGGCCGGTATGATCTGGTCAGAGAAGAGATCCAGGCAGTTAAGAAAGCCTGCAATGGAAAACTGCTGAAGGTCATCATTGAGACTTGCCTGCTCACAGAGGAAGAGAAGATCCAGATGTGCAGAACAGTCACAGAATCAGATGCGGAGTATATCAAGACATCTACAGGCTTTTCAACCCATGGGGCAACATTTGAAGATGTGAAGCTTATGAGAGAATACACGGGAAATGACAAGAAAGTAAAAGCAGCCGGCGGGATATCCTCCTTTGCCGATGGGGAAGAGTTTGTAAAGCTGGGTGCGGACCGTCTTGGGACCAGCCGTCTGGTAAAAGCGGCGAAGGCACAGCGATAG
- a CDS encoding phosphopentomutase — translation MEKFKRIFVVVLDSLGVGAMPDAEQFGDAGANTLGHIADYRYKKGKTLQIPNLEKMGIGNILPLNGVGSTPSPLAYYSAMREASSGKDTMTGHWEMMGLHTTRPFKTFTEHGFPEELIHELEKRTGRKIIGNKSASGTEILEELGEEEVEKGHLIVYTSADSVLQICGNEETMGLETLYHYCEIARELTMREEWMVGRVIARPYVGRKKGEFKRTSNRHDYAVKPFQKTVLDALKEASYDVISIGKIKDIFDGEGITQAYKSKSSLHGMEQTIEMAGKEFHGLCFVNLVDFDALWGHRRDAEGYARELEQFDEKLGVLIGSLGEEDLLILTADHGNDPTYTGTDHTREKVPFLAYSPAFTRGGELEESSDFGRIGATVADNFQVKRPEGTIGISCLDKLTVSE, via the coding sequence ATGGAGAAATTCAAGCGTATCTTTGTGGTGGTGCTGGATTCACTGGGGGTAGGCGCCATGCCGGATGCGGAACAGTTTGGAGATGCAGGTGCCAACACATTGGGACATATTGCGGATTACAGGTACAAAAAAGGGAAGACTCTTCAGATCCCCAACCTGGAGAAAATGGGGATAGGGAATATCCTTCCCCTTAATGGGGTTGGCAGCACGCCGTCTCCTCTTGCTTATTATTCTGCCATGAGGGAGGCCAGCAGCGGGAAGGATACTATGACGGGACACTGGGAGATGATGGGGCTTCACACCACAAGGCCTTTTAAGACTTTTACAGAGCATGGCTTTCCGGAAGAACTGATCCATGAGCTGGAAAAGCGCACCGGGAGAAAAATCATCGGAAATAAAAGCGCCAGCGGCACAGAAATCCTGGAGGAGCTGGGGGAGGAAGAAGTAGAAAAAGGACATCTGATTGTCTATACTTCTGCGGATTCCGTCCTGCAGATCTGCGGAAATGAAGAGACTATGGGTCTTGAGACTCTGTATCATTACTGCGAGATTGCCAGGGAACTGACCATGAGGGAGGAATGGATGGTGGGAAGAGTCATTGCGCGCCCTTATGTGGGAAGAAAAAAAGGGGAGTTTAAGCGCACATCGAACCGTCATGACTATGCAGTGAAGCCTTTTCAGAAAACAGTTCTGGATGCGCTGAAAGAGGCGTCTTATGATGTGATCTCCATTGGGAAGATCAAGGATATCTTTGACGGAGAGGGCATTACCCAGGCATATAAATCAAAAAGTTCCCTCCACGGGATGGAACAGACCATAGAAATGGCAGGGAAAGAGTTTCACGGACTCTGCTTTGTGAATCTGGTGGATTTTGATGCCCTGTGGGGACACAGAAGGGACGCAGAGGGATACGCCCGTGAGCTGGAACAGTTTGATGAAAAACTGGGTGTACTGATTGGAAGTCTGGGAGAAGAGGATCTGCTGATCCTGACTGCGGATCACGGAAATGACCCGACATATACCGGGACAGACCACACACGGGAAAAAGTACCATTTCTGGCATATTCGCCGGCGTTTACACGCGGGGGAGAGCTGGAAGAGAGCAGTGATTTCGGAAGGATCGGGGCAACTGTGGCGGATAATTTCCAGGTGAAGAGGCCGGAGGGAACTATAGGGATTTCTTGTCTGGACAAACTGACAGTATCGGAATAA
- a CDS encoding BMP family ABC transporter substrate-binding protein, translating into MMKKVISLLLASVLSVSLVGCGLGAKQAAKVSSGKGAELALSTDVGSIDDRSFNQGSWEGLARYSEEFGITHKYYQPTEKSDEAFTTSINLAAKGGAKVVVCPGYLYEIPIHTMQQKHPEVKFIILDGTPHSADSPEPDIGENTASIYFAEEQAGFLAGYAAVYEGYTKLGFMGGIAVPAVIRYGYGFIQGADYAAREKGMAPGSIDMKYTYVGNFEASPENMAKAASWYNEGTEVIFSCGGPVGNSVMKAAENAGKKVIGVDVDQSAESETVITSAMKNLSKAVYDYLTDFYNGEFKGGESITLDASEDGVQLPMDTSRFTVFTQEQYDTIYEKIADNEITILKDEGITDATEIEAEYVNVKLI; encoded by the coding sequence ATGATGAAAAAAGTGATAAGTCTGTTACTGGCGTCAGTTCTTAGTGTATCCCTGGTCGGATGCGGGCTGGGCGCAAAGCAGGCGGCAAAGGTCAGCAGCGGAAAAGGCGCGGAATTGGCCCTGAGCACAGACGTGGGAAGTATAGATGACCGCTCTTTTAATCAAGGTTCCTGGGAAGGACTTGCAAGATATTCGGAGGAATTCGGTATCACCCATAAGTATTATCAGCCCACGGAGAAATCGGATGAGGCATTCACCACCTCTATCAATCTGGCGGCAAAAGGCGGCGCGAAAGTGGTGGTGTGTCCGGGATATCTGTACGAGATCCCCATCCATACCATGCAGCAGAAGCACCCGGAAGTGAAGTTCATAATTCTGGATGGGACACCGCATTCCGCGGATTCCCCGGAACCAGATATAGGGGAGAATACAGCATCAATCTATTTTGCGGAGGAGCAGGCAGGATTTCTGGCAGGCTACGCGGCGGTCTATGAAGGCTATACAAAGCTTGGATTTATGGGCGGGATCGCAGTTCCGGCGGTTATCCGGTATGGATATGGCTTTATCCAGGGAGCTGATTACGCAGCAAGAGAAAAGGGTATGGCTCCGGGCAGTATTGATATGAAATATACATATGTGGGTAACTTCGAGGCATCCCCGGAGAACATGGCAAAAGCGGCGTCCTGGTATAATGAGGGGACAGAGGTGATCTTCTCCTGCGGTGGTCCTGTGGGAAACTCTGTCATGAAGGCCGCTGAAAATGCAGGGAAAAAGGTGATCGGCGTGGATGTGGACCAGAGTGCAGAGTCAGAGACGGTCATTACCTCCGCCATGAAAAATCTGAGCAAAGCAGTCTATGACTATCTGACAGATTTTTATAACGGGGAATTTAAAGGAGGAGAGAGCATTACGCTGGACGCCTCAGAGGATGGAGTACAGCTTCCCATGGATACTTCCAGATTTACTGTATTTACACAGGAGCAGTATGATACCATATATGAAAAGATAGCGGATAATGAGATCACCATTTTAAAAGATGAGGGGATCACTGACGCGACAGAAATAGAAGCTGAGTATGTGAATGTGAAACTGATTTAA
- a CDS encoding ABC transporter permease, which yields MNIIYFLIQQTMFFSIPLLIVALGGMFSERSGVINIALEGIMVMGAFISIGFINVFQDRLSGQGLFLLAFLVAAAAGAVFSLLHAFASVNLKADQTISGTALNMFAPAFALFMARMVQGKSQVPFTDTFHIEKVPVLGDIPVIGPMFFRNCYLSTYIGIFIFIAASVLISRTRFGLRLRACGEHPQAADSVGINVYKIRYAGVLISGVLAGVGGLIFVIPTSTNFNASVAGYGFLALAVLIFGQWRTKGILGAAFFFGVLKTLASAYSGIPVIKDLPIPNEIYKMLPYVVTLIVLAFSSGKSKAPKAEGIPYDKGSR from the coding sequence ATGAACATTATCTATTTTTTAATACAGCAGACCATGTTTTTTTCTATTCCCCTTTTGATCGTGGCATTGGGCGGAATGTTCTCTGAACGCAGCGGTGTTATCAATATCGCCCTGGAAGGTATTATGGTCATGGGAGCGTTTATCAGTATTGGCTTTATCAATGTATTTCAGGACCGTTTGAGCGGACAGGGATTGTTTCTGCTGGCTTTCTTAGTGGCAGCAGCAGCCGGGGCTGTATTCTCCCTGCTCCATGCCTTTGCCTCTGTCAATCTGAAGGCAGACCAGACGATCAGCGGTACAGCTCTGAATATGTTTGCACCGGCCTTTGCTCTTTTTATGGCAAGGATGGTGCAGGGAAAATCCCAGGTTCCTTTTACAGATACCTTCCATATAGAGAAAGTGCCTGTCCTGGGAGACATTCCGGTCATCGGACCTATGTTTTTCCGTAACTGTTATCTCTCCACCTATATTGGTATTTTTATTTTTATTGCAGCCTCTGTTTTGATCAGCAGGACCAGATTTGGACTTCGGCTGCGCGCCTGCGGGGAACATCCCCAGGCAGCGGATTCGGTAGGCATCAATGTATATAAGATCAGATATGCGGGTGTCCTGATTTCAGGTGTCCTTGCAGGTGTGGGGGGATTGATCTTTGTGATTCCCACCTCCACCAATTTTAATGCAAGTGTAGCGGGATACGGATTCCTGGCGCTGGCAGTGCTGATCTTTGGACAGTGGAGAACAAAGGGAATTCTTGGCGCGGCATTTTTCTTCGGTGTTTTAAAGACACTTGCCAGTGCTTATTCCGGGATCCCGGTTATCAAGGACCTGCCGATTCCCAATGAGATCTATAAAATGCTGCCGTATGTGGTGACACTGATCGTACTTGCCTTTTCTTCCGGCAAATCCAAAGCTCCGAAGGCAGAAGGTATTCCGTATGATAAAGGAAGCAGATAG